One Ciconia boyciana chromosome 16, ASM3463844v1, whole genome shotgun sequence genomic window, TTGTGGCTCCCTGGGTGGACGGTGAGACACACTGTCGCTGAGTTTAGCGTTGGCCAAGGCAGGCTCATCTCATGCGGCTGCCTCCGGTCACACGAGTGTGTGAttcagggcaggagcagcctgtcTGTCCCCATTGACCATGAGAAGAGACACCCTTATCTTGGTAAAAATCTGGTGCTCTGGCACACATTTCATTAGAAACAAGAAGCGCTTCAGCAGCATCGCTGAGCTTGTGAAACCTGTGCTAAAGCCTTCTGGCATCATTGCCAGCCACCACATCGTCTTCACTCCAAACGTGGCTGATTGGAGCAATACCTCATTGCGAGCTGACCAGGTTGGTCTTTGCCATCCTTGAAAGGCTCTAATTATATCCCTGCCCTCAGACACAGGGTGTGAGGAATGCCGGCAGACTCTGTCACACAGGGCACCCTGTTGTCCTTTCCTGGCGTGCCCTGAGCATTACTCCAGCTGCACGGTGCTTTGTGTGGGGAGTTGATCTGGGCTGGGCCCTGGGTTGTGAAGCAAATCCCAAGTGTTGTCTTGGCCACACCTGATAACAAGCATTCATATTCGTGCCATTGAAATCCTCAGTGGCATGTGGAAAGCCACACTGCACGTGGCATCTAGTGAGTGTCCTGCTAAGCCACTGCTGCAAAATTCCTTTAGAAAGACATGTTATTTTGGTCATCACAGCTTAGGAGTGAGTTGGCCCCATTTTGCAGGGGTGGAAGGGGAGCAGGCTGAGATAGTGGCTGTGTCACCAGGGTTTGTCCCCTTTTGTGCAGCGCTGTGTTACCATTTGAATGCCACCAATGAACTGTTGGTTATAGTCAGCATTGAGCCTCTTCTAAGCCCAgcttttttctgtcctcttctcTGCACAGAGGCATTCAGAAATGAGCTTAGACCCATCCCTGATGCTTTTTAGACAGGGAAAACCAAACTTAATCCAGCCAGATGCTGCATGGCAGGCACTGGCACCAACATGTCCTGGGCTCAGCGTTCCCCAGTGCAAGGAGAGCACAGTGTCAGTCACCAGCATTTTGTAGCCAAcagggcagagggaaagcaCATCACTGAATTAACCTGCTCGCGGGCCTGCTGCTCGCGTTGGTGGAGGCACGCGGCCGGTCCGGTCTCCTGCAAGTTCTCAGGCTATGGTTATTTGGCCAGCTGGAGCCATATGCTGCCCGAGGGAACCCCTCTGTTTGCCTCTGAGCTGCTCcgtctgtttttctttctacagaaaCTTCCTGTTTATATTCCCAGGTGAGGGTCCCGTGGTAAAGGCGCGAATATTGACCTGCGTGGAAGGGATGAATGTGCCCCTGCTGGAACAAGCCATACAGGAGCAGAGGAAATACTTCAACgagaggcaggagcagatgGGAAAAAGCACGTCCTGACAGCAGCTCTGAGACCAGCCGTACGCTGGTCCTTGCACTGCCATTTGTAACAAATATGTTAAAAGTAAATTTAGAAGGTGGGTTTGCAACACACTGCTTTTTGCTGTGGAAAATAGCAAAGTAAAGTCACTAAGCAGGGAAACACTTGAAGACTGTGAGTCAGTATGTGAATGTGGGTTGTCCATTCATGCCAGATGTTGTCACTGAAAATAGTTCTGGGAAGcaggtttgttgtttgtttaaaaggGTGATTAAGGAAAGGGAGCGCTTGAGTTATACTGGTCCTTTTGTAATGGAAGGCTTGGAGAtgtcagaaaaaggagaagtcTCCGAATCTCAAGGTAAACAGCTCACACCTCACACACTGCCAAAGCGCAGCGGGTTACCTGGCTGTTGGCAGATCAGAGGTAAAGGGCATTAGCGCAAAGTTCGTTAGCCCTATGTGGCTGTGGGTCCATGAGTGCATGCGTTTGGTTACTGTGACTCAGCTGCCACACAGAAGCGTTCCTGGCAAAACACTCACATATCTGGACTGATCgacaaagaaacaagaacaaagagTCACTATTTTCAGTAGCACCTGCCTCTTCGGGTTTTCAGGAGCTGGTGTCCAAGGAGGGGGATTGACTTTagctctaaaataaatatttgcagtgcCCTAAGAACCACCACTTGACTTTCTTCCTTGACACAACTAAGTTTAGGAGACCttaaatcactatttttttttaagcatctaAAGGCTTTGATTgatattttcctaaataaagattaaaagagAAGGCAGCCTGTCTTTTATTGATTAAAACCTCTTTCTTGCTAAGGCAAATGCATTAGGCCCTGCAGAAACCCCATGGATGATGTAAGAAAATTTAGCGATATGcaattttcctccttctcctaaGCACTGGGTGTGTAAGGAAGTGCTTGGCTTTGAAAAAGTTGCAAGAAGAGGAGATGAAGTTACATCAGAGACACTCTGGTTTAAGAACATGGTGCCAGGCCCACCTAGCAGAATTAAACGATcaacaaaaagacagaaaatcacTAATGTGAAACGAGAATAAAATGTTAGTGCAAGAGAGAGAAGACTTCCCTGTTCTATAGGAATCCCCAGATCTGGAGTGACCTGGGACTGTGCTTTGCAGGGGAATTCAGCCACCTGcagccttttctgctttttgctcaGATTCTCTGCTGGAATGTTCTGATAATAAGGACTAAAGCTGTACAATGCACAGCAGGAGATCGAAATGCAGCAAGTATTGGCAAAGTCCCCTGTTACCAGCAGGCTTGATTCAAGGGCCTGAGATGGCTCAGTAATGACAGTGCTTGCTATAATCATTAATCATAGTTTAGcctttatgtttttcttcacaCAGTTATGGAGATCCAAAAGCCCTGCCTCGGCACACATTCTGTTTAGCGCAAGTCCAAAAAACATGCTCCCAGGAGGCAAGATTTTAACCTGGTTTTGTAAGAGACAATGATTAGTCTGTCATGATGTGTTTGTGTTTACACCTCTTCTCCTGTCTGTTCTCCTACCTTCCTCCCCATGCTTAAATTTAATCCAAATGGCCAGGTTTGCCAGAGAGTTGGGAATATTCAAGATGCCAGCACTGGGAGTATCGAAGATACCAGGACTGGAAATATCCAAAATACCAGGTTCCTACAAGtgttatggaaaaaaacccacaaaccgAACCAGCCAGGAAGACGAGAGCAAATTTGGCAATGACTCATGGAGACACGAGTGCAAACTCAACCTTCGCAAGCCACCAAAGAACTCACACAGGAGTTTGCCGTGGCCGTGTGGATCCCTCTTCAGCCACAGAGCAACCACACTTTGATTctttcaaactggaaaaatttggatcaatttaaaaaagattttgagcTGGTGGCTCAGCAATGGGCCAAATCAGTCCTTTTTAGGTCACCTAAAAACTGGGGTCTGCACTATGGACCCACGCAGCCAGTGGGCTGCTGTGTCTACCCAGAGACATGGAGCCCACAAGCCCTCCAGAAGACAGTCCCTGTGGCTCTACCTTTCTTGGTGCCACaatgcataatatttttttaatcttgtctTCTGTCAGCTGTCAAGTCAATGATTAATCCTTCCCCCAAGGACATCTTCCAAAAGGCTGACCAAGTGGCACAGCCCACGGTGGGGAGGTTCAAGGGACAATTGCACAagacaaaaaaccaaagcaaaatgaaacaaacaaaacccgaacaaaaaaaagacatttctgctgTGTGTTTGACCTGAGCGTGTCCCAGGGAACCCTAATTACATACCACATCCCCTTGACGCCAGGCACTGGAGCTGCAGAGCTTCCCTTGGGCCTGTGCAGtccctgctgcctttcctgcaGACTCAAAGCACCTCTTTACATCCATTTTGCTCGATTTTTGCTTTAGCCAACGCACTCCACAACCTTGGTTGCAAGCAGCTGGTCCCAGGCAGTTGGTGCACAGTGTGTTTGGCTCTTTGGGTCTGCCTGAAgacccccagacaccccagagACCCGCCAGTGtgcccaggcagccctgcctgcctaCAGCTGCCTCAGTTCAAGGCAGGtccctgtgctgggggagcagcaAGGGGGGACCCAGACCCCGAAAGCAGCACCGGTGACACACAGGGAGAGCAAACGCTTCTGCAcgtgtgggggtttttttccccccttcttattttttttcctcagacagCAGTGCCAGCCACCCCCACTGCCATTGCAAGGCTGAGGCAGTGCCATGGACAGCTTCCAGGAAGTGTTTCAGAAGGTGGAGAAGATCGGGGAGGGCACCTATGGCGTGGTGTACAAGGCTCGCAACAAGCGCACAGGGCAGCTGGTGGCCCTCAAGAAGATCCGCTTGGACTCGTGAGTGAGGCAAAGCCCTGGCCCCGGGGGCTGCCATGGCTCGGCCCAGCGCAGTGTctgcccagcctgccctggcaCCAGGCCAGCTGCCTCCTCAGCATGGCAGCAATAGGGTGCTGAGGCGAGAGGGGGGCGAGGAAGGTGAATGGCTCCTCTGGGGCCGGCAGTGCCATCTGTGGGGAGATGGCCGCCAGCTGAGCCTAGCagtgccccagccccgccacgGGAGTGAGCAGGGGGTCCCTGAGCCCAGCCCAGTGTCCAAAATGGTGCAAGAGGCTCAAAAAAGCCTGACACGAGGGAAAACAATGTCTCTATTGGCTCATGCAAGCAGCTAGGGCCTGACATGGTGCTACCTGGCCCTGGTGCCAtggcccagggcagggggaagtAGCCACCATTTTGGGAGGTGGCCTCTCCCTCAGGGGTGTGGTGCCGGGGCCTGGTGAGGCTCAGCCTCCCGGCAGGGCCAACTTCAACCCCTTCAGGTGGGACTGGGCAGATAAAAGCTTATTACTGTTCCCCTGGGCTGTTTCCACAATGAGGGGTGTCAGTGTGGACCAGGGGCCGTGGTGGCtggactgcaccccatggcaGTCCCTCAGGACAGTGGAGGTGGCTGCCTGAGGGGCAAAGAGCTTTCATCTCCCCTACCTCCGAACAGCGAGGCTTGAGCATTTAAACCGTTGCTTCCCCAAATGTGCCCCCAGGTGCTCCCAAACAAGCTCTACCCCACAGCTTGCACTGCCTAGGTcaccccctccctctcctttcccacagCTCCATTTCCCCCTGCCttgccccagctgccccacaTGCAACTCCATCCCAAACCCGGGGCACCCGGTGTGAGAGACCCTCCCCTGGGCAGGCAATGGGGTACCATGAAAGGGAGAAGGGACACAGGACCCCAATGGGCTGTGGGATCCCACTGGGGGATGGGGTGCTGTACAGCCTGTCTCTGCCGCAGGGAGACAGAGGGTGTCCCCAGCACTGCAATCCGAGAAATCTCActgctgaaggagctgaagCACCCCAACATAGTCAGGTAAGACCTGGATgaaccctcccccccagcataTTGATGATCTCCTGCTCATCCCCATGGGGAGCTCTAGGTACAGGCAGCAAGAGGGACCTTCCAGTCCTTCCCTGCCTACACAGAAAGGagcaaaataaacaggaaaatgcagGAATCACTTGCACTTCCCTGGTTTGCAGCAACAGCCCACAGCACTGCCGCTTTACTCCAGCAACACAGGCTGGTCCAAGCTGCTGCCACCTCATACTAGATGCTGCTTTTATATCTGCCTCTCTCTACTGCAAAGGACTCACAGAGCAGAGGCATCTGTGGGAGGAGGGATGTTTGGATACGTTTGGGCAAAGGTCTGGAGAAGGTCTTCCCACACACTCTGTAAGAGACTAACACTCCTACATAGCATGGATTCCCACACAAAGGTACTGAAGGGAGGAGTGCTTGCACTTCTTTTGCAGGCTCCTGGATGTCATACACAGCCAGAAGAAGCTCTATCTGGTATTTGAGTATCTGAATCAGGACCTGAAGAAATACATGGACTCATCCCGAACTGGAGAGCTTCCTTTAAGCTTGGTCAAGGTACAGTGTGGAAGGAGCACTAATAGGCAGGGCAGAGAGTGTGTGTCcttgctgccttctgctgggcagagccagcaCCGAGCTGTTCTTACCCAGACTGCATCTGGAAGAGAGTCATCCTTGGCTGGAGGCATTCAACCTCTCAGATCTCAAACATTTCAGCTAGGAAAACCTCCTGGCACTATTGCTCAGCACATTTGTTTCCCAGCTGTTTCCAGGCTCTTCAGCCCATCTCGCTGCAGAACAAACTGCTGTTAAGAGGACAACTGAGGGATCTATTGCTAATTGCCTTGTACAGAGTAATGGATGGGTGGAAGGGACTGCCACTGCTTGGATTGGAGTCTCTCTGTCCCCACGCAGGGTGGGAGCAGTTTGTGTGCATCTCTGCGTAGGGGCCTGCAAGCCTGGTGTTGCCTTACAGCAAGGCCTTTTTTCCCACTCAGGTCTGTAAATGATCCAAAGTGTGTTGGTTCACATGATCCAACCTTCGAAGCGGTTTCATTGTGGCCTTGTCTGAAATCTCTTCTCTCCTTAGAACTaccttttccagctgctgcagggtgtGAGCTTCTGCCACTCGCACAGAGTCATCCACAGGGACTTGAAGCCGCAGAACTTGCTCATTAACGAAGCAGGAGCAATCAAGCTGGCTGATTTTGGACTGGCAAGAGCTTTCGGAGTCCCCCTGCGCACGTACACTCACGAGGTATTGTTGAGACTCCCTGCCACCTGAGAGTGGGGTACACAGTCCACAGTGGATGAACAACAGCAGCATCACAAGTTACTCATCCATAGCTGAGGCACAGCTGTGCCCAGACACATGCTCTTAACCTAACCCGCAGCTAAGGGGTTACCTCATGTCCCCACAAAGCGTGCTGACTGCTTCTACCCTAGCCTGCCTGCAAGCTGGGTTCCCATCTTCTCTGCATAGGGTATATTTATTTGTTCCAGAGTGTCCTATTGAAGAATGATCTGTCAATCCCAACCTTGCTGTCACTAAGGTGTCTGTTAATTCAGCGTGGCCTTGGCACATTCTGATTTGTACAGTTGCTGCATTACAGCTGAGAAGAGAGGATCTCATGCCTCTAATTTCACCCAGGGAAACTAGAGAAAGCTTGTCTGTTGGTTCCTTACCAGGTGGTGACTCTGTGGTACCGAGCCCCTGAAATACTGCTGGGATGCAAATACTACTCAACCGCTGTGGATATCTGGAGCATCGGCTGCATCTTTGCAGAAATGGTAGAATGGGTTTAAATAGTCTCTTTAATGAGCAGGGAGGATGCAGCTGCAATgggaagtggggaaggagggacaaGATGCAGAACATCTGTGATACTGTGGTCCCACCCTGTGCTGGGGTGTGTATTACAGAAAGCCCAACCTGAGGGTTAGCTGATCCTTAGCTGTGGGCTCAAAAGGAAATCTGGCACCCTCAGGGGCCTGGCAGAAGGCAAAGAAGCCTCTGCAGTCTGGCTGTAGTTCCAGGTACATGGGAATGTGATGCCTGTCCTTGTGGAAGGGGTAACTTCAGTCTTGCTGCAGAATTTTGATCCTGGGAGGAGATGACTCTCTTTCAGGTGTCCCTGCAGTGGGCTGCAGAGAACTAGCCCTTCATAGCGTGGCAGAGTGGATCTGCTAGAGGTCCATACTCCACTTTGAAGAGCTCTTGTTATCCCTGCAGTGTACCAGCACCAGCCCTAGCTCCCAAAACCCCCGAGCTGCAGATCAGCAGAGCCTGGGCAAgtaggcagggagggagctAGCCTGCAAGAGCCAGTGTTAGGAAGCTGGAGACAAAGAGACTGGCTGAAAGAGGACAGCCTCAGGGGAGCACGGAcccatggagaggagctggagacAAGCAGACAGACACCTGTCAATTTTCCAGCAACTGCCTGGCAGAATTGCTGCATTGTAATGGCCCTGGTCTGCGCGATCGTTTGCCTCTGCTGGGACAAAGGGTTGCTTGCAGCGGGAAATAGGGCACACAGCTGATGGAAAGGCAGGAactggcttttttgttttttttccctcaggtGACCAGGAAGGCCCTGTTTCCAGGGGACTCTGAGATTGATCAGCTCTTCCGGATCTTTCGCACCCTGGGCACTCCCACCGAGGCGACCTGGCCTGGGGTGACCCAGCTGCCTGACTACAAGGGGGACTTTCCCCGCTGGGCAAGGAAGGAGATGAAGGAAGTTGTTCCCAACTTAGATCGAGATGGTAGAGACTTACTGGTGGTGAGTGAGGGCTCAGAACAAGACCCAGGGACAGACAGGACCTTTTCAAACTGGACAAAGAATAGGGATATTTGGGACTGATCTACCCAGAAGTACATTAGCTGATCTGGCTGTAATGCTCATCTCTGCCATTGCAGAAACACCGAATCATCCAACAGAGCTCAGTCCCGGCTCTGAAGTGGGG contains:
- the CDK3 gene encoding cyclin-dependent kinase 3, with amino-acid sequence MDSFQEVFQKVEKIGEGTYGVVYKARNKRTGQLVALKKIRLDSETEGVPSTAIREISLLKELKHPNIVRLLDVIHSQKKLYLVFEYLNQDLKKYMDSSRTGELPLSLVKNYLFQLLQGVSFCHSHRVIHRDLKPQNLLINEAGAIKLADFGLARAFGVPLRTYTHEVVTLWYRAPEILLGCKYYSTAVDIWSIGCIFAEMVTRKALFPGDSEIDQLFRIFRTLGTPTEATWPGVTQLPDYKGDFPRWARKEMKEVVPNLDRDGRDLLVQLLLYDPSRRISAKAALNHQYFFWRSPRSPEERRVLQRHCR